Below is a genomic region from Jiangella gansuensis DSM 44835.
CAGGTCTGGGCCGCGGGTCGGGAAGACCGGCCGACCGGTTGACGATCTCGCCGTTCAGCGGGTGCTCGAATCGTCATCGCTGATTTGGTAGACGTCTGGGATGCCGTCGTGGTCCTCGTCACGCGACTCCTCCTCCGCCAGCCGGCGGTAGACGGCGTTGCGTCGTCCGAGTACGACGGTGGCCAGCAGCGCGGCCATGAGCGACCCGATCAGAACGGCGGTCTTGACCAGCTCGCCGTGGTACGGATCGTCCTGGAAGGCCAGGTCACCGATGAGCAACGAGACCGTGAACCCGATTCCGGCGATCGCCGACAGTCCGAACACGTCGCCCCAGGAGAGGTCGGCGTTGAGCTCGGCGCGGGAGAAGCGCGCCATCAGGTAGGTGCCGCCGAAGATGCCCAGGGCCTTGCCGGCCACCAGGCCGAGCACCACGCCCAGCGGCACCGGGTCGGTGAAGACCTCCCGCAGCGACTCGCCGGACACCGTGACGCCGGCGGCGAACAGCGCGAAGATCGGAACGCAGAGCACGGCGGAGAAGGGCCGCACGTTGTGCTCGACCCGCTCCGCCGGGGCCTCGGCCTCGCCGTCGCGGTGCTTGGCCCGGGTGAGCAGGCCGAACGCGACACCGACGACGGTGGCGTGCACGCCGCTCTCGTGCATGAGCACCCAGCACACGATGCCCATGGGGACGTAGAGCCACCATCCGCGCACGTTGCGCCGCTGCAGCAGGGCGTAGACGACCAGGATGGCGGCGGCGCCGAGCAGCGGCCACAGTTCGAGGTCGCTGGTGAAGAAGACGGCGATGATCGTGATGGCGAGCAGGTCGTCGACGACGGCGAGGGTGAGCAGGAACGCCCGCAGCGCGGTAGGCAGCCGGGACCCGATGACCGCGAGCACCGCCAGGGCGAACGCGATGTCGGTGGCCGTCGGCACCGCCCAGCCCTGCATGGACCCGCCGCCGATGACGTTCGTCAGCGTGTATGCCAGGATCGGCCCGATCATGCCGCAGGCGGCGGCCACGATGGGCATGATCGCCTCTGCCGGGCGGCGCAGGCTCCCCACCACCAGCTCACGCTTGAGTTCGAGCCCGGCGACGAGGAAGAAGACGGCCAGCAGGCCGTCGGCCGCCCAGGTGGCCAGGTCGAGATCGAGGTGCAGGCTCGCCGGCCCGATGGTGGTGGTGCTGACGGTGGTGTACGAGTCGGTGGCCACGTTCGCCCAGATCAACGCCGTGGCCGCCGCTATGAGCATGAGGAAACCGCCGGTCGTCTCGCTGCGTAGCGCGGAGGCGACGAACTGTGCCTCGGGCCAGGAGGAGCGGCTGAACAGGCGGCGGGGCACGGTGGCATCACCTTCCGTTGTGAGGAGACGGGTCTGGAGACGCCGACCAGACTTCCCGGCACACCGGTGAGAATTCTACGGGACCGCCGCGGGAGCTCAGCCCGGTGCTCCCGCTTCGCCCGGTATGTGTGCCAGGCGAAGCGGGATGACACCTGCGGATAGCCCGGCCACCGGCACCGATCAGCGCGTGGACGACCGGACCGGCTGACCCGGCCGCCACCATCTGATCAGCATCCCGGTGCGGGTGTCGTTGAGGCCGGCCACCGCGACGTCGTCTATCTCCAACCGGAACAGGTGGAAGGGCTCCGACGGCAGATCCGGCCGCTCGGCGCGATGTGCCGCGAGCGCCGCTTCGTCGACCTCCACGGCACGGCCGGTGATCTTGACGTCCGGCGCGGTCATCGAACCGTCGCCAGGGTTGGAGTGCAGCGCGTACCGCGGGTCGCGGCGCAGATCGCGCGCCTTCATCGCGCCGAGCATCGAGCCGAGGGTGAGGTCGTCTCCGTCGATGTGCACCTCGGTGCCGCTGACTCGCGGCGCGCCGTCGGCGCGCAGTGTCGCCAGCACGTGGTGCTTGGTCGCGGTGAGCTGGGCGCGCGCGATGCGGGCGAGGTCGGGCGCCTCGTCCTCGAACTGTCTCCATGTCGCCATGAGCGCCAGCATGACTGCCGATCGCTGACACCGTCTGTCAGGGATCTGGTCTAGGTTCGTCGCATGCGAGCCAGCCGGTTGATGGCAATGATGCTGCTGCTCCAGCAGCGCCGGGAGGTCACGG
It encodes:
- the nhaA gene encoding Na+/H+ antiporter NhaA — encoded protein: MPRRLFSRSSWPEAQFVASALRSETTGGFLMLIAAATALIWANVATDSYTTVSTTTIGPASLHLDLDLATWAADGLLAVFFLVAGLELKRELVVGSLRRPAEAIMPIVAAACGMIGPILAYTLTNVIGGGSMQGWAVPTATDIAFALAVLAVIGSRLPTALRAFLLTLAVVDDLLAITIIAVFFTSDLELWPLLGAAAILVVYALLQRRNVRGWWLYVPMGIVCWVLMHESGVHATVVGVAFGLLTRAKHRDGEAEAPAERVEHNVRPFSAVLCVPIFALFAAGVTVSGESLREVFTDPVPLGVVLGLVAGKALGIFGGTYLMARFSRAELNADLSWGDVFGLSAIAGIGFTVSLLIGDLAFQDDPYHGELVKTAVLIGSLMAALLATVVLGRRNAVYRRLAEEESRDEDHDGIPDVYQISDDDSSTR
- a CDS encoding pyridoxamine 5'-phosphate oxidase family protein yields the protein MATWRQFEDEAPDLARIARAQLTATKHHVLATLRADGAPRVSGTEVHIDGDDLTLGSMLGAMKARDLRRDPRYALHSNPGDGSMTAPDVKITGRAVEVDEAALAAHRAERPDLPSEPFHLFRLEIDDVAVAGLNDTRTGMLIRWWRPGQPVRSSTR